TCGATGTTCAGACAATATCTATCGATTAATTTACAAGCACCACAATTTTTATTTGGCCCTTCACGAATGTTTACAAGTTAACCTTTTCACATTTTTATGCTTTAATATCATTTTAAATACTAAATCTATAAACagctaatgaaaatatttatcaCCTTCAAAACTGTTCGCAtttattttgttacattttttttatgtagacgagataaaatacaaaaaatactaAAGAGTTGTTAATTTTCCCTAATCTTATTCTTTTTGTTTTAGATTCCAAGCTGCTGGTTATCCTTCTCCttgttggagttgtcggtaAGTGTATAATTTACTTCACTATTGGCAACTacttatgtttattttatacacTTTAGAGTTTAAATACACCGCATAATCACAGCTCAGTGGTAATCTAAAAATTCCTCTTTTGAgttaaaattttcaaagaaGTTGATGTTGATAAACAGTAATAACATATCTTATCGTTAAAATACATCAAAAATGCTTTATCTCGTTAATAAGGTAACAAATTAACTTTTGTATGACATGTTTAAAGCAGATGTTTTcaaagatcaacagctgtcagaAGTTGTCATTCTTGTTTGGAATCAACTTGCTCCTGATAAAAGTTGGTGTTTATGATTGATGTGCCTAGTTATGAATTAGACTTGGTTTAACATGGTAACTCTCTATTTAAGGAATGATCAATGCTAGTTACCCACCCCACCACCGCTATGGATACTGGTCACCTTGGTCAAAGTGGGCGCAGTGTAACGTACCGTGTGGAGGTGGCACCCAGAGCAGATCCAGGCACTGCAGATTTGATGGACAAGGTTCTTTTGGAAGCTACAGATGCACTGCAAACCAAAGTCCACAGATTCAGAGGAGAGAGTGCAACACTCACCACTGCCAAGGTGAGCGCA
The sequence above is drawn from the Watersipora subatra chromosome 5, tzWatSuba1.1, whole genome shotgun sequence genome and encodes:
- the LOC137396140 gene encoding properdin-like — translated: MDSKLLVILLLVGVVGMINASYPPHHRYGYWSPWSKWAQCNVPCGGGTQSRSRHCRFDGQGSFGSYRCTANQSPQIQRRECNTHHCQVYENWSG